In the Streptomyces formicae genome, one interval contains:
- a CDS encoding branched-chain amino acid ABC transporter permease yields MTTQNTAADSPRPHQDQAPTGLIPLPETTARALATGGGILTVISAFLAWTWTAAFPGDLTVYGYPGGLQWLVLIAGALTTVYGLASYGIKGLRALAPGGTDAALKFASLAAFATAWYTIFAISKKLGGLANLEPGGWIVAIATLASFTGALALPFPRPHTYPVDPEDSGWEQFKHRARNGLTIVKSAFHADEPAPPRKLNSSVEILAIIAALAVGLLVFTYGIGTEYDELFIGFLITVSFGFAALSKAGLVAQISTFTARHRNITLIGAFLAAAAFPFTQSDDQYATIGVYILIFATVALGLNIVVGLAGLLDLGYVAFLGVGAYAASMVSGAPTSPFDIHLPFWGAILVGAGASLVFGVLIGAPTLRLRGDYLAIVTLGFGEIFRLAANNSDGSSGPDITNGSNGIASIPNLKIFGFDFGLEHSIAGFTIGRFANYFFLMLLITLVVVLVFRRSGDSRIGRAWVAIREDETAALAMGINGFRVKLIAFALGASLAGLAGTVQAHVTYTVTPEQYQFANSVPPNSAFLLAAVVLGGMGTISGPLVGASLLYLIPNKLQFLGDYQLFAFGLALALLMRFRPEGLIPNRRRQLEFHETELDPGETPPPTVLSKTGV; encoded by the coding sequence ATGACCACACAGAACACAGCGGCCGACAGCCCCCGCCCGCACCAGGACCAGGCCCCCACCGGCCTCATCCCCCTCCCCGAAACAACCGCCCGCGCACTCGCCACCGGCGGCGGCATCCTCACCGTCATCTCCGCCTTCCTCGCCTGGACCTGGACCGCCGCGTTCCCCGGCGACCTCACCGTCTACGGCTACCCCGGCGGCCTGCAATGGCTCGTCCTCATCGCGGGCGCCCTCACCACCGTGTACGGCCTCGCGTCCTACGGCATCAAGGGCCTGCGCGCACTCGCCCCCGGCGGAACCGACGCGGCCCTCAAGTTCGCCTCGCTCGCCGCCTTCGCCACCGCCTGGTACACGATCTTCGCCATCTCCAAGAAGCTCGGCGGACTCGCCAACCTCGAACCCGGCGGCTGGATCGTCGCCATCGCCACCCTCGCCTCGTTCACCGGCGCCCTCGCCCTGCCCTTCCCACGACCGCACACCTACCCGGTCGACCCCGAGGACAGCGGCTGGGAACAGTTCAAACACCGCGCCCGCAACGGCCTCACCATCGTCAAGAGCGCCTTCCACGCCGACGAACCCGCGCCGCCGCGCAAGCTCAACTCCTCCGTCGAGATCCTCGCCATCATCGCCGCCCTCGCCGTCGGCCTGCTCGTCTTCACCTACGGCATCGGCACCGAGTACGACGAACTCTTCATCGGCTTCCTCATCACCGTCAGCTTCGGCTTCGCCGCGCTCTCCAAAGCCGGACTCGTCGCACAGATCTCCACCTTCACCGCGCGCCACCGCAACATCACCCTCATCGGCGCGTTCCTCGCCGCCGCCGCCTTCCCCTTCACCCAGAGCGACGACCAGTACGCCACCATCGGCGTCTACATCCTCATCTTCGCCACCGTCGCCCTCGGCCTGAACATCGTCGTCGGCCTCGCGGGTCTCCTCGACCTCGGATACGTCGCCTTCCTCGGCGTCGGCGCCTACGCCGCCTCCATGGTCTCCGGAGCACCCACCTCGCCCTTCGACATCCACCTCCCCTTCTGGGGCGCCATCCTCGTCGGAGCCGGAGCCTCACTCGTCTTCGGCGTCCTCATCGGCGCACCCACCCTGCGCCTGCGCGGCGACTACCTCGCCATCGTCACCCTCGGCTTCGGAGAGATCTTCCGCCTCGCCGCCAACAACTCCGACGGCTCCTCCGGACCCGACATCACCAACGGATCCAACGGCATCGCCTCCATCCCGAACCTGAAGATCTTCGGCTTCGACTTCGGCCTGGAACACAGCATCGCCGGCTTCACCATCGGCCGCTTCGCCAACTACTTCTTCCTGATGCTGCTCATCACGCTCGTCGTGGTCCTCGTCTTCCGCCGCAGCGGAGACTCCCGCATCGGCCGCGCCTGGGTCGCCATCCGCGAAGACGAGACCGCCGCACTCGCCATGGGCATCAACGGCTTCCGCGTCAAACTCATCGCCTTCGCACTCGGCGCCTCGCTCGCCGGACTCGCCGGAACCGTCCAGGCCCACGTGACCTACACCGTCACCCCCGAGCAGTACCAGTTCGCCAACTCCGTCCCGCCCAACTCCGCCTTCCTCCTCGCCGCCGTCGTCCTCGGCGGCATGGGCACCATCAGCGGACCCCTCGTCGGCGCCTCACTGCTCTACCTCATCCCCAACAAGCTCCAATTCCTCGGCGACTACCAGCTGTTCGCCTTCGGACTCGCCCTCGCGCTCCTCATGCGCTTCCGCCCCGAAGGACTCATCCCCAACCGCCGCCGCCAGCTCGAATTCCACGAGACCGAACTGGACCCCGGAGAAACGCCGCCGCCCACAGTCCTCAGCAAGACGGGGGTCTGA
- a CDS encoding ABC transporter ATP-binding protein has translation MPTDITKEDTTQATPAGETVLDARGVTMRFGGLTAVRSVDLTVSSGEIVGLIGPNGAGKTTFFNCLTGLYIPTEGEVRYKGTVLPAKSFKVTAAGIARTFQNIRLFANMTVLENVLVGRHTRTKEGLWSALLRGPGFHKAEAASKARAMELLEFVGLAEKAEHLSRNLPYGEQRKLEIARALASEPGLLLLDEPTAGMNPQETRATEELVLAIRDMGIAVLVIEHDMRFIFNLCDRVAVLVQGEKLVEGSSETVQQDDRVIAAYLGEPFEENN, from the coding sequence ATGCCCACAGACATCACCAAAGAGGACACGACCCAGGCCACCCCGGCCGGTGAGACCGTCCTCGACGCCCGCGGCGTCACCATGCGCTTCGGCGGCCTCACCGCCGTACGCTCCGTCGACCTCACCGTCAGCAGCGGCGAAATCGTCGGCCTCATCGGACCCAACGGCGCCGGGAAAACCACCTTCTTCAACTGCCTCACCGGCCTCTACATCCCCACCGAAGGCGAAGTCCGCTACAAAGGCACCGTCCTGCCCGCCAAATCCTTCAAGGTCACCGCCGCAGGAATCGCCCGCACCTTCCAGAACATCCGGCTCTTCGCCAACATGACCGTCCTGGAAAACGTGCTCGTCGGCCGCCACACACGGACCAAGGAAGGACTCTGGTCCGCACTCCTGCGCGGCCCCGGATTCCACAAGGCCGAAGCCGCCTCCAAGGCCCGCGCCATGGAACTCCTCGAATTCGTCGGCCTCGCGGAAAAAGCCGAACACCTCTCGCGCAACCTCCCCTACGGAGAACAGCGCAAGCTGGAGATCGCCCGCGCACTCGCCAGCGAACCCGGCCTCCTCCTGCTCGACGAACCCACCGCCGGAATGAACCCGCAGGAAACCCGCGCCACCGAGGAACTCGTCCTCGCCATCCGCGACATGGGCATCGCCGTCCTCGTCATCGAGCACGACATGCGCTTCATCTTCAACCTCTGCGACCGCGTCGCCGTCCTCGTCCAGGGCGAAAAACTCGTCGAAGGATCCAGCGAAACGGTCCAACAGGACGACCGCGTCATCGCCGCGTACCTGGGCGAGCCCTTCGAGGAGAACAACTGA
- a CDS encoding PaaI family thioesterase, which translates to MGEQHSVKFPQEVIEEYAALGVDLPALFSAGHLGTRMGVQILEASAERVVGTMPVEGNTQPYGLLHGGASAVLAETLGSVGAMLHGGAEKLAVGVDLNCTHHRGPRSGLVTGVATPLHRGRSTATYEIAITDEQGKRVCSARLTCMLRDAGGQPPLGTAGGAAS; encoded by the coding sequence ATGGGCGAGCAGCACAGCGTGAAGTTCCCGCAGGAAGTCATCGAGGAGTACGCGGCGCTCGGTGTCGACCTGCCCGCCCTCTTCTCCGCGGGCCACCTCGGCACCCGCATGGGCGTCCAGATCCTGGAGGCGTCCGCGGAGCGCGTCGTCGGCACCATGCCGGTCGAGGGCAACACCCAGCCGTACGGCCTGCTGCACGGCGGCGCCTCCGCGGTGCTCGCCGAGACCCTCGGCTCGGTCGGCGCGATGCTGCACGGCGGCGCCGAAAAGCTCGCCGTCGGCGTCGACCTGAACTGCACGCACCACCGCGGCCCCCGCTCGGGCCTGGTCACCGGCGTGGCCACGCCCCTGCACCGGGGCCGCTCGACCGCGACGTACGAGATCGCGATCACCGACGAGCAGGGCAAGCGGGTCTGCAGCGCGCGCCTGACGTGCATGCTGCGCGACGCCGGAGGGCAGCCGCCGCTCGGCACCGCGGGCGGCGCGGCGAGCTGA
- a CDS encoding branched-chain amino acid ABC transporter substrate-binding protein codes for MRQRSLIAITAALTAGALTLTACGSRDDDKGDDAGGGGTTVVIGVDAPLTGDLSALGLGIRNSVDLAAKQANSKNYVDGVKFKVEPLDDQGQPSSGQTNATKLVADKDVLGAVGPLNSSVAESMQKVFDDAKLVQVSPANTNPALTQGPDWNGGKKVRPYKSYFRTATTDAIQGPFAAQYLYNKGKKKKVFVVDDKKTYGAGLAATFKDEFTKLGGKVVGTEHINPDTKDFGAVATKIRNSDADLVYYGGEYPQAGPLSKQMKQAGSKAPLVGGDGIYSADFIKLAGKQGVGDYATSVGQPVEQLPSAKEFIANYKKAGYKEAYEAYGGYSYDSAWAIIEAVKKVVDDNDGKLPTGDDTRSKVIDAMKNVSFDGVTGKVAFDEYGDATNKQLTVYQVKSTDPKAGWKAVESGTYTGSN; via the coding sequence GTGCGTCAACGTTCGCTCATAGCCATCACCGCTGCACTCACCGCGGGGGCACTCACCCTCACCGCCTGTGGCTCGCGCGACGACGATAAGGGCGACGATGCCGGGGGCGGCGGCACCACGGTGGTCATCGGCGTCGACGCGCCGCTGACCGGTGACCTCTCCGCGCTCGGCCTCGGCATCCGCAACTCCGTCGACCTCGCGGCCAAGCAGGCCAACTCCAAGAACTACGTCGACGGCGTGAAGTTCAAGGTCGAGCCCCTCGACGACCAGGGGCAGCCCTCGTCGGGCCAGACCAACGCCACCAAACTCGTCGCCGACAAGGACGTCCTCGGAGCCGTCGGCCCCCTGAACTCCTCCGTCGCCGAGTCCATGCAGAAGGTCTTCGACGACGCCAAGCTCGTCCAGGTCTCCCCCGCCAACACCAACCCGGCCCTCACCCAGGGCCCGGACTGGAACGGCGGCAAGAAGGTACGCCCGTACAAGTCGTACTTCCGCACCGCGACCACGGACGCCATCCAGGGCCCGTTCGCCGCGCAGTACCTGTACAACAAGGGCAAGAAGAAGAAGGTCTTCGTCGTCGACGACAAGAAGACCTACGGCGCGGGCCTCGCCGCCACCTTCAAGGACGAGTTCACCAAGCTCGGCGGCAAGGTCGTCGGCACCGAGCACATCAACCCCGACACCAAGGACTTCGGCGCCGTCGCCACCAAGATCCGCAACTCCGACGCGGACCTCGTCTACTACGGCGGCGAATACCCCCAGGCGGGCCCCCTCAGCAAGCAGATGAAGCAGGCGGGCTCCAAGGCCCCCCTCGTCGGCGGCGACGGCATCTACAGCGCCGACTTCATCAAGCTCGCGGGCAAGCAGGGCGTCGGCGACTACGCCACCTCCGTCGGCCAGCCCGTCGAACAGCTGCCCTCCGCCAAGGAGTTCATCGCCAACTACAAGAAGGCCGGCTACAAGGAGGCCTACGAGGCCTACGGCGGCTACTCCTACGACAGCGCCTGGGCGATCATCGAAGCCGTCAAGAAGGTCGTCGACGACAACGACGGCAAGCTCCCCACCGGCGACGACACCCGCTCCAAGGTCATCGACGCCATGAAGAACGTCTCCTTCGACGGCGTCACCGGCAAGGTCGCCTTCGACGAGTACGGCGACGCCACCAACAAGCAGCTCACCGTGTACCAGGTGAAGTCGACCGATCCCAAGGCCGGCTGGAAGGCCGTCGAGTCCGGCACCTACACCGGCTCCAACTGA
- a CDS encoding Tat pathway signal sequence domain protein gives MGVNAIGPIEPGEDTYDHETLTAAPVRLDPRRIRHRRTALAVAAAVLVGAAGLTLYLTRPEPPPEPAPPWPSQSVAVTYSGEMSRPRAGERDFTFAVTFAQESGPPVTVRRVAQPSAALSADTSPPTPFTVESGTPRKLIIKMHIRECGEVPRNAGLPFLEVTLRNTRANEKQSYILGPEYANDLSGALTAACPRTRVS, from the coding sequence GTGGGTGTGAACGCCATCGGCCCGATCGAGCCGGGCGAGGACACCTACGACCACGAGACCCTCACCGCGGCACCCGTGCGGCTCGATCCGCGCCGGATCCGCCACCGCCGCACCGCGCTCGCCGTCGCGGCGGCCGTGCTCGTCGGCGCCGCCGGACTCACCCTCTACCTGACCCGCCCCGAGCCGCCGCCCGAGCCCGCCCCGCCCTGGCCGTCGCAGAGCGTGGCCGTGACGTACTCCGGCGAGATGTCCCGACCGCGCGCAGGAGAGCGGGACTTCACTTTCGCCGTCACCTTCGCCCAGGAGTCGGGACCGCCGGTGACCGTCCGGCGCGTCGCCCAGCCCTCGGCGGCACTGTCGGCGGACACGTCACCACCCACCCCCTTCACGGTGGAATCAGGAACCCCACGAAAGTTGATCATCAAGATGCACATCCGCGAATGCGGAGAAGTGCCACGGAATGCCGGACTCCCTTTCCTGGAAGTAACGCTGCGTAATACGCGCGCAAACGAGAAGCAGAGTTACATCCTGGGTCCGGAATACGCGAATGATCTTTCCGGGGCGTTGACCGCCGCATGCCCGCGAACACGGGTGTCATGA
- the pyk gene encoding pyruvate kinase, translating to MRRAKIVCTLGPATDSYDQIKALVEAGMDVARFNLSHGTYAEHEERYQRVRKASEETGRSLGILADLQGPKIRLGRFSEGPVLLERGDEFTITVEEGVQGDRQSCGTTYSGLAEDVTTGELVLVDDGKVTLEVTAVDGPRVTTTVIEGGMVSDHKGLNLPGVAVSVPALSDKDEADLRWALRSGFDVIALSFVRSGRDIEDVHRIMDEEGRRLPVIAKVEKPQAVDNIEDIVAAFDGIMVARGDLGVEMPLEQVPIVQKRAIKLAKRNAKPVIVATQMLDSMIDNSRPTRAEASDVANAVIDGTDAVMLSGETSVGKYPVETVKTMGRIVEAAEEDILAKGLPSLTERNKPRTQGGAVARAAAEMGDFLGAKFLVAFTQSGDTVRRLSRYRSPIPLLAFTPDAATRSQLNLTWGVETFLGPHVESTDAMVDQVDEMLLKIGRCQKGDTVVITAGSPPGVPGSTNLVRIHHIGEDDSPK from the coding sequence ATGCGCCGAGCAAAAATCGTTTGTACCCTGGGACCCGCCACCGACTCGTACGACCAGATCAAGGCCCTGGTCGAAGCCGGAATGGACGTAGCCCGCTTCAACCTCAGCCACGGCACCTACGCCGAACACGAGGAGCGCTACCAGCGCGTACGCAAGGCCTCCGAAGAGACAGGACGCAGCCTCGGCATCCTCGCCGACCTTCAAGGCCCGAAGATCCGCCTCGGCCGCTTCAGCGAAGGCCCCGTACTCCTTGAACGGGGCGACGAGTTCACCATCACCGTCGAAGAAGGCGTCCAAGGCGACCGCCAGAGCTGCGGCACCACCTACAGCGGCCTCGCCGAAGACGTCACCACCGGCGAACTCGTCCTCGTCGACGACGGCAAAGTGACCCTCGAGGTCACCGCGGTCGACGGGCCACGAGTCACCACCACCGTCATCGAAGGCGGCATGGTCTCCGACCACAAGGGCCTCAACCTCCCCGGCGTCGCCGTCTCCGTCCCCGCACTCTCCGACAAGGACGAAGCAGACCTCCGCTGGGCACTGCGTTCAGGATTCGACGTCATCGCCCTCTCCTTCGTACGCAGCGGACGCGACATCGAAGACGTCCACCGCATCATGGACGAAGAAGGCCGCCGACTCCCCGTCATCGCCAAGGTCGAAAAGCCCCAGGCCGTCGACAACATCGAAGACATCGTCGCCGCCTTCGACGGCATCATGGTCGCCCGCGGCGACCTCGGCGTCGAAATGCCCCTGGAACAGGTTCCGATCGTCCAGAAGCGCGCCATCAAGCTCGCCAAGCGCAACGCCAAACCCGTCATCGTCGCCACCCAGATGCTCGACTCGATGATCGACAACTCCCGCCCCACGCGCGCCGAGGCATCCGACGTCGCCAACGCCGTCATCGACGGCACCGACGCCGTCATGCTCTCCGGCGAGACCAGCGTCGGCAAATACCCCGTCGAAACCGTCAAGACCATGGGCCGCATCGTCGAAGCCGCCGAGGAAGACATCCTCGCCAAGGGCCTGCCGTCCCTGACCGAACGCAACAAACCCCGCACCCAAGGCGGCGCCGTCGCCCGCGCCGCCGCCGAAATGGGCGACTTCCTCGGCGCCAAGTTCCTCGTCGCCTTCACCCAGTCCGGCGACACCGTACGACGCCTCTCCCGCTACCGCTCACCCATCCCGCTCCTCGCCTTCACCCCCGACGCGGCCACCCGCTCCCAGCTCAACCTCACCTGGGGCGTCGAGACCTTCCTCGGCCCGCACGTCGAATCCACCGACGCCATGGTCGACCAGGTCGACGAGATGCTCCTCAAGATCGGCCGCTGCCAAAAGGGCGACACCGTCGTCATCACGGCAGGATCCCCGCCCGGAGTCCCCGGCTCCACCAACCTCGTCCGCATCCACCACATCGGCGAGGACGACAGCCCCAAGTAG
- a CDS encoding alkyl/aryl-sulfatase codes for MTPLNRRAFIAAAAGAAAAAVAMNPQTASATGDDEGGDDFADADKGFIAALTPGVVKNAKGQVVWDADAYRFLKGDAPKTADKSLWRQSQLVAKQGLYKVADRIYQVRGLDLSNMTLIEGDTGVIVIDPLISAETAAAALKLYRTHRSDRKVTALIYTHPHVDHFGGCRGVLPHRTDDVPILAPDGFMEHAVSENVYAGMAMQRRSGYMYGAQLPKSAAGQIGCGLGQTVSLGSIGLIPPTKDITRTGQTETLDGVRFEFQMTPGTEAAAEMNFLLPELRAVCMAENATHTMHNIITLRGAQVRDARQWARYLNESVALFDGKADVAFASHHWPTWGGDVIVELLEQQRDLYAYMHDQTLRMINAGMTGREIAEEIELPPALAEVWANRGYYGSLSHNVKGIYQRYMGWFDGNPAHLWEHPPVAEAKRYVKALGGRSATVAKARSFAREGDLRFAATLLNHVVFADPGHRAAKSELAAVYTRLGQGSENAVWRNFYLSGARELREGVKESPVSVVSADVLMALDVDQLIDSVAIRIVGPKAWDLESRMDWSLPALGKIWHLTLRHGVLTYRSDTKADPAAGVTLTMTKPQLLAMLAGKGLGDIEVEGDVSLLAKLLAVVGKPDPDFPIVTP; via the coding sequence ATGACTCCCTTGAACCGCCGCGCCTTCATCGCCGCCGCAGCGGGCGCCGCCGCAGCAGCCGTTGCCATGAACCCCCAGACCGCTTCCGCGACCGGCGACGACGAAGGCGGCGACGATTTCGCCGACGCCGACAAGGGGTTCATCGCCGCCCTCACCCCCGGCGTCGTGAAGAACGCCAAGGGGCAGGTCGTCTGGGACGCCGACGCCTACCGGTTCCTCAAGGGCGACGCCCCGAAGACCGCCGACAAGAGCCTCTGGCGGCAGTCGCAGCTCGTCGCGAAGCAAGGGCTGTACAAGGTCGCCGACCGGATCTATCAGGTGCGCGGGCTCGACCTCTCCAATATGACCCTCATCGAGGGCGATACCGGCGTCATCGTCATCGATCCCCTGATCTCCGCCGAGACGGCCGCCGCCGCGCTGAAGCTCTATCGCACGCACCGGAGCGACAGGAAAGTCACCGCGCTCATCTACACCCACCCCCACGTCGACCACTTCGGCGGCTGCCGTGGGGTCCTCCCCCACCGCACCGACGACGTGCCGATTCTCGCGCCCGACGGCTTCATGGAGCACGCCGTCTCCGAGAACGTGTACGCGGGGATGGCGATGCAGCGGCGTTCCGGCTATATGTACGGCGCGCAGTTGCCCAAGTCGGCCGCGGGGCAGATCGGTTGTGGGCTCGGCCAGACCGTTTCCCTGGGTTCCATCGGGTTGATTCCGCCCACCAAGGACATCACGCGGACCGGGCAGACGGAGACCCTCGACGGCGTGCGGTTCGAGTTTCAGATGACGCCGGGGACCGAGGCCGCCGCGGAGATGAATTTCCTGCTGCCCGAGCTGCGTGCCGTATGCATGGCGGAGAACGCGACGCACACGATGCACAACATCATCACGTTGCGCGGGGCGCAGGTGCGGGACGCCCGGCAGTGGGCGCGTTACCTGAACGAGTCCGTCGCGCTCTTCGACGGGAAGGCCGACGTCGCGTTCGCTTCGCATCACTGGCCGACGTGGGGCGGGGACGTCATTGTCGAGCTCCTCGAACAGCAGCGGGATCTGTACGCGTACATGCATGATCAGACGCTGCGGATGATCAATGCCGGAATGACGGGGCGGGAGATCGCGGAGGAGATCGAGTTGCCTCCGGCGCTCGCGGAGGTGTGGGCGAATCGTGGGTATTACGGGTCGCTGAGCCATAACGTGAAGGGGATCTATCAGCGTTATATGGGCTGGTTCGACGGGAATCCCGCGCATTTGTGGGAGCATCCGCCGGTCGCCGAGGCGAAGCGATACGTGAAGGCGCTGGGCGGTCGTTCGGCGACGGTCGCGAAGGCGCGGTCGTTCGCGCGCGAGGGTGATCTACGGTTCGCGGCGACGCTGCTCAATCATGTGGTGTTCGCGGATCCGGGGCACAGGGCCGCGAAGTCCGAGCTCGCCGCCGTCTATACGAGGTTGGGTCAGGGGTCCGAGAACGCGGTGTGGCGGAACTTCTATCTCTCGGGTGCGCGGGAGTTGCGTGAGGGCGTCAAGGAGTCGCCGGTGTCCGTGGTGAGTGCGGACGTGTTGATGGCGTTGGACGTGGACCAGTTGATTGATTCGGTGGCGATCCGGATCGTCGGTCCGAAGGCGTGGGATCTGGAGTCGCGGATGGACTGGAGTCTCCCCGCGCTCGGGAAGATCTGGCATCTGACCTTGCGCCATGGGGTGTTGACGTACCGGAGCGACACCAAGGCCGATCCGGCCGCCGGTGTCACTCTCACCATGACGAAGCCGCAGTTGCTGGCGATGCTGGCGGGCAAGGGGCTCGGGGACATCGAGGTGGAGGGTGACGTCTCGTTGCTCGCGAAGCTGCTCGCCGTCGTGGGGAAGCCCGATCCGGACTTCCCCATCGTGACGCCCTGA
- a CDS encoding branched-chain amino acid ABC transporter permease: MHELPQQLVNGLLLGSMYGLIAIGYTMVYGIVQLINFAHGEIFMTGGFGALTVWLWLPAGTSMWAAVPLMLIGAIFVSTTIAVGAERFAYRPLRSAPRLAPLITAIGLSLALQQAVWAWYPEAKSARSFPELPGGAIHIGSVTMQPGDIFLLVTAPVCMVALGYFVMKTRVGRGMQATAQDPDTAKLMGINTDRVIVVAFAIGAAFAGIAAVARGLKYGQVEFRMGFILGLKAFTAAVLGGIGNIYGAMIGGVVLGLAESMATAYISDVPGMDKLGGQAWADVWAFVLLIVVLLVRPQGLLGERVADRA, encoded by the coding sequence GTGCACGAACTGCCGCAACAGCTGGTCAACGGCCTGCTATTGGGATCCATGTACGGCCTGATCGCCATCGGCTACACAATGGTCTACGGCATCGTCCAGCTCATCAACTTCGCCCACGGCGAGATCTTCATGACCGGCGGATTCGGCGCCCTCACCGTCTGGCTGTGGCTGCCCGCGGGCACCAGCATGTGGGCAGCCGTCCCCCTCATGCTGATCGGCGCCATCTTCGTCTCCACCACCATCGCCGTCGGCGCCGAACGCTTCGCCTACCGGCCCCTGCGCAGCGCACCACGCCTCGCGCCGCTCATCACCGCCATCGGCCTCTCCCTCGCCCTCCAACAAGCCGTCTGGGCCTGGTACCCCGAGGCCAAATCGGCCCGCTCCTTCCCCGAACTCCCCGGCGGAGCCATCCACATCGGCTCCGTCACCATGCAGCCCGGCGACATCTTCCTGCTCGTCACCGCCCCCGTCTGCATGGTCGCCCTCGGCTACTTCGTCATGAAGACCCGCGTCGGCCGCGGCATGCAGGCCACCGCCCAGGACCCCGACACCGCCAAGCTCATGGGCATCAACACCGACCGCGTCATCGTCGTCGCCTTCGCCATCGGCGCCGCCTTCGCCGGCATCGCCGCCGTCGCCCGCGGCCTCAAATACGGCCAGGTCGAATTCCGCATGGGCTTCATCCTCGGCCTCAAAGCCTTCACCGCGGCCGTACTCGGCGGCATCGGCAACATCTACGGCGCCATGATCGGCGGCGTCGTCCTCGGCCTCGCCGAATCCATGGCCACCGCGTACATCAGCGACGTACCCGGCATGGACAAACTCGGCGGCCAGGCCTGGGCCGACGTCTGGGCGTTCGTACTCCTCATCGTCGTACTCCTCGTCAGGCCCCAAGGGCTCCTTGGCGAGCGCGTCGCGGACAGGGCGTGA
- a CDS encoding ABC transporter ATP-binding protein, whose amino-acid sequence MTALLEVEDLRVAYGKIEAVKGISFTVEAGEVVTLIGTNGAGKTTTLRTISGLLKPVGGSIRFNGKALRKYRADQIVALGLAHSPEGRHIFPRMTIEDNLRLGAYLRSDKAGIEKDINRAYELFPILGERKKQAAGTLSGGEQQMLAMGRALMSQPKLLMLDEPSMGLSPIMMQKIMATIAELKAQGTTILLVEQNAQAALSLADAGHVMEVGKIVLSGTGSDLLHDESVRKAYLGED is encoded by the coding sequence ATGACCGCACTCCTTGAGGTCGAGGACCTCCGCGTCGCCTACGGCAAGATCGAAGCCGTCAAAGGCATCTCGTTCACCGTCGAGGCCGGCGAAGTCGTCACCCTCATCGGCACCAACGGCGCGGGCAAGACCACCACGCTCCGCACCATCTCCGGCCTCCTCAAGCCGGTCGGCGGCTCCATCAGGTTCAACGGCAAGGCCCTGCGCAAATACCGCGCCGACCAGATCGTCGCCCTCGGCCTCGCCCACTCCCCCGAAGGCCGCCACATCTTTCCCCGCATGACCATCGAGGACAACCTCCGCCTCGGCGCCTACCTCCGCTCCGACAAGGCAGGCATCGAGAAGGACATCAACCGCGCCTACGAACTCTTCCCCATCCTCGGAGAACGGAAGAAGCAAGCCGCGGGCACCCTCTCCGGCGGCGAACAGCAGATGCTCGCCATGGGCCGCGCCCTGATGTCCCAGCCCAAGCTCCTCATGCTCGACGAACCCTCCATGGGCCTCTCGCCGATCATGATGCAGAAGATCATGGCGACCATCGCCGAGCTCAAGGCCCAAGGCACGACGATCCTGCTCGTCGAGCAGAACGCCCAGGCGGCGCTCTCCCTCGCCGACGCGGGCCACGTCATGGAGGTCGGCAAGATCGTCCTCTCCGGCACGGGCAGTGACCTGCTGCACGACGAGTCCGTGCGGAAGGCGTACCTGGGCGAGGACTGA
- a CDS encoding ANTAR domain-containing response regulator, with the protein MTAPESPQPTDASASDDDKSHVPPLTTRVVIAEDEALIRLDLKEMLEEEGYSVVGEAGDGEKAVELAREHQPDLVILDVKMPVMDGISAAEKIAEESIAPVLMLTAFSQRDLVERARDAGAMAYLVKPFSKSDVVPAIEMAVSRFTELKTLEKEVADLSQRLETRKLVDRAKSVLQTEYGLTEPAAFRWIQKTSMDRRLSMQQVAEAVIEDAEEKKASKG; encoded by the coding sequence GTGACCGCCCCCGAGTCGCCCCAGCCCACCGACGCGTCCGCGTCGGACGACGACAAGTCGCACGTGCCTCCGCTGACGACCCGCGTCGTCATCGCCGAGGACGAGGCCCTGATCCGGCTCGACCTCAAAGAGATGCTGGAGGAAGAGGGGTACAGCGTCGTCGGTGAGGCCGGTGACGGTGAGAAGGCCGTCGAGCTCGCCCGTGAGCACCAGCCGGACCTGGTGATCCTGGACGTGAAGATGCCCGTGATGGACGGCATCTCCGCGGCCGAGAAGATCGCCGAGGAGTCCATCGCCCCGGTGCTCATGCTCACCGCGTTCTCGCAGCGCGACCTCGTCGAGCGGGCCCGTGACGCGGGTGCCATGGCGTACCTCGTGAAGCCCTTCAGCAAGAGTGACGTCGTTCCGGCGATCGAGATGGCCGTCTCGCGGTTCACGGAGCTGAAGACGCTCGAGAAGGAGGTCGCGGACCTCTCGCAGCGCTTGGAGACGCGGAAGCTGGTGGACCGGGCGAAGTCGGTGTTGCAGACGGAGTACGGCCTGACGGAGCCTGCCGCGTTCCGGTGGATCCAGAAGACGTCGATGGACCGTCGTCTGTCGATGCAGCAGGTCGCGGAGGCGGTCATCGAGGACGCCGAGGAGAAGAAGGCGTCCAAGGGCTGA